Proteins found in one Candidatus Bathyarchaeum sp. genomic segment:
- a CDS encoding DHH family phosphoesterase, giving the protein MPVTKQQIDALAKDADEAANLILDHIEKGDVIHVSTHVDADGISAGGIMGKALLRAGAKFRLRFERWMDENVADRIAHENAPLTIFTDMGSGYLDILGERLAGQDIVILDHHQPVLEELPDGFIQVNPHTQGIDGTREISGSGVAYFVAKAINEKNVDLAALAVVGALGDLQDKNKDRKLGGANAPIVKDAVESGVLQVETDLLFFGRETRPIHQALARTTNPFIPEISSEEDKSLAFLVNLGIKPKRNDKWRALRDLSSEEKKTLLSAIAEHLVSKGMSGDVVSDLVGDVYTLTHEEPWTTLRDAREFSVLLNATGRMDKAGLGAAICMGDRKKCLEEANKVIQDYRGTITKYLRWVTEKPERLEELENIYVVRGDRFIDEKVLSPVCTILSTTLTQLGKPIIAYAKISGEDQVKISSRGSEPLIQKGLNLGDVMQTASEQYSGRGGGHDIAAGAQVPIKDVEAFVNMVDDLVKRQLAGEKIGS; this is encoded by the coding sequence ATGCCTGTTACTAAGCAACAAATTGATGCCCTAGCAAAAGACGCCGATGAAGCAGCTAACCTAATTTTAGACCATATCGAAAAAGGTGATGTCATTCACGTTTCTACGCATGTAGATGCAGATGGTATATCTGCAGGGGGTATCATGGGAAAGGCGTTGCTTCGGGCAGGGGCAAAGTTTCGGTTGCGCTTTGAGCGTTGGATGGACGAAAACGTTGCAGACAGAATAGCCCACGAAAATGCTCCTTTAACCATTTTTACTGATATGGGAAGCGGTTACCTTGACATTTTGGGTGAACGTCTCGCTGGACAAGACATTGTTATTCTTGACCATCATCAACCCGTGTTAGAGGAGCTTCCTGACGGTTTTATTCAAGTAAACCCCCACACTCAGGGTATCGATGGAACTCGTGAAATCAGTGGTTCGGGTGTGGCGTATTTTGTTGCTAAGGCAATTAATGAAAAAAATGTTGATTTGGCTGCTCTTGCTGTTGTTGGCGCTTTAGGTGACCTTCAAGACAAAAACAAAGACCGCAAGTTAGGTGGCGCAAACGCTCCTATAGTTAAAGATGCAGTAGAGTCCGGGGTTCTTCAAGTAGAAACTGATTTGTTGTTTTTTGGTCGGGAGACTCGTCCGATTCATCAGGCTTTAGCTCGTACTACTAATCCGTTTATTCCTGAAATCAGCAGTGAAGAAGACAAAAGTCTCGCCTTTCTGGTTAATTTGGGAATTAAACCTAAACGTAACGATAAATGGCGTGCATTGCGTGACCTTTCTTCAGAAGAAAAAAAGACGCTACTTTCTGCCATTGCGGAGCATTTGGTTTCCAAGGGCATGAGTGGCGATGTTGTTTCTGATTTGGTTGGGGACGTATACACCCTTACTCACGAAGAGCCATGGACAACCTTGCGTGATGCGAGGGAATTTTCTGTTTTGTTGAATGCTACAGGTAGAATGGATAAAGCTGGATTGGGAGCAGCTATTTGCATGGGGGACCGCAAAAAATGCTTGGAAGAGGCAAACAAAGTAATCCAAGATTACCGTGGGACTATCACCAAGTATCTTCGGTGGGTTACAGAAAAACCTGAGCGCCTCGAAGAGCTGGAAAATATTTACGTAGTCAGGGGTGATCGCTTCATTGATGAAAAGGTTCTCAGTCCTGTTTGCACTATATTGTCTACTACTCTTACTCAGTTGGGAAAACCTATCATTGCTTACGCCAAAATCTCAGGAGAAGACCAAGTGAAAATCTCTTCCCGAGGCTCAGAACCCCTGATACAAAAAGGCTTGAATCTGGGAGATGTAATGCAAACTGCTTCTGAACAATATTCTGGACGCGGTGGAGGACATGACATCGCCGCAGGTGCACAGGTACCCATCAAGGATGTGGAAGCCTTCG
- a CDS encoding 30S ribosomal protein S15 — translation MPKQEKGISHETRPVSKRPPAWCRYTPEEVEAQIIKLSKDGHPPSEIGIILRDQHGVPLSKSITGKSVTQILKERNMYSTLPEDLENLLRKATRLHVHQDKNKSDLHNKRALQLVEAKIYKLVRYYKKEGVLPADWKYSPKAISLF, via the coding sequence ATGCCAAAACAAGAAAAAGGAATATCCCATGAAACAAGACCAGTAAGTAAACGACCCCCCGCATGGTGCAGATACACACCAGAAGAAGTGGAAGCACAAATCATAAAGCTTTCAAAAGACGGACACCCCCCAAGTGAAATAGGAATCATTTTGCGGGACCAACATGGAGTTCCTTTGTCTAAATCAATTACTGGTAAATCTGTCACCCAGATTCTAAAAGAACGAAACATGTATTCAACACTTCCCGAAGACCTAGAAAACCTGCTCCGCAAAGCAACCCGCCTTCATGTCCATCAGGACAAAAACAAATCCGATCTGCACAACAAACGCGCCCTCCAACTAGTAGAAGCAAAAATCTACAAACTAGTACGATACTACAAAAAAGAAGGCGTCCTTCCAGCAGACTGGAAATACTCCCCCAAAGCAATTTCTCTTTTCTAA
- a CDS encoding XTP/dITP diphosphatase yields MKQKTTNPTGSRKAKVVNFVTTNLHKFEEAQNFLENFDITLAKLDIEAVEIQDDHLENIAKYSALDAVKNCGLPVFVEDAGLFIESLKGFPGPYSKFVFQTVGVNGILKLMDRLNDRNAYFKSVICYAALNQEPICFVGKVEGKICSEIRGEEGFGYDPIFVPSEGDGRTFAEMSLTEKNSYSHRARALKLFADWFSGC; encoded by the coding sequence ATGAAGCAAAAAACGACAAATCCCACTGGTTCTCGTAAGGCCAAAGTAGTTAATTTTGTTACCACTAATCTTCACAAATTTGAAGAAGCCCAAAACTTTCTGGAAAATTTTGATATTACCCTTGCTAAACTAGACATAGAAGCAGTTGAAATCCAAGACGACCACCTAGAAAACATCGCAAAATACAGCGCTTTGGATGCTGTGAAAAACTGTGGATTGCCTGTTTTTGTTGAAGACGCCGGCTTGTTTATCGAGTCGTTAAAGGGTTTTCCTGGCCCTTACTCTAAGTTTGTTTTCCAAACTGTTGGTGTCAACGGTATTCTCAAGTTGATGGACCGTCTCAACGACCGAAATGCATATTTCAAGTCTGTGATTTGTTATGCGGCTCTAAATCAGGAGCCTATATGTTTTGTGGGTAAAGTCGAAGGAAAAATCTGTTCTGAAATTCGGGGCGAGGAGGGGTTTGGTTATGACCCAATTTTTGTTCCCTCTGAGGGTGATGGACGAACTTTTGCGGAAATGTCGTTAACTGAAAAAAACAGTTATTCTCACCGTGCACGGGCTCTAAAACTGTTTGCTGATTGGTTTTCTGGTTGTTAA
- a CDS encoding DUF5615 family PIN-like protein, translating into MKILLDEMYSGLREYFEVLGWTIVTVQEAGLRGAKDRKVAEYAAKNDLLLVTQDQKPAELMELKGAKFVLISSAMIAQLADQKIKEKYPNITLE; encoded by the coding sequence ATGAAAATTTTACTTGACGAAATGTATTCTGGACTGCGCGAATACTTTGAAGTTTTAGGCTGGACCATAGTAACCGTCCAAGAAGCTGGACTGCGCGGAGCAAAAGACCGCAAAGTCGCAGAATACGCCGCAAAAAACGATTTACTGTTAGTTACTCAGGACCAAAAACCTGCAGAACTAATGGAACTTAAAGGAGCCAAATTTGTTCTAATTTCCAGTGCCATGATAGCACAACTGGCGGATCAAAAAATCAAAGAAAAATACCCCAACATTACTTTAGAGTAA